A region from the Campylobacter blaseri genome encodes:
- a CDS encoding NAD(P)H-dependent oxidoreductase produces the protein MKKILINFAHPAKRHSSINKTLIKAVKNLENITINDLYANYPDFLIDVKREQKLCEEHDIIIFQHPLYWYSTPAIVKEWQDLVLEHGWAYGSNAEALKDKIFLEAISAGRDEETYHKDGLNEFTLEEFISPRKITAKICKMTYLPPFCIFGSHRGIDKSKLETYTAEYRKALTALRDEILDLDLAKTKIYLNEDLDSLIKKAV, from the coding sequence ATGAAAAAAATTTTAATAAATTTTGCACACCCAGCAAAAAGACATTCAAGTATAAACAAGACCCTAATAAAAGCGGTAAAAAACTTAGAAAATATTACTATAAATGATCTTTATGCTAATTATCCTGATTTTTTAATAGATGTAAAAAGAGAACAAAAACTTTGTGAAGAACATGATATTATCATATTTCAACATCCACTTTATTGGTATTCAACTCCTGCAATTGTAAAAGAGTGGCAAGATTTAGTTTTAGAACATGGCTGGGCTTATGGCTCAAATGCAGAAGCTTTAAAAGATAAGATTTTTTTAGAGGCCATAAGTGCGGGAAGAGATGAGGAAACATATCACAAAGATGGATTAAATGAATTTACTCTTGAAGAGTTTATATCGCCTAGAAAAATCACAGCTAAAATTTGTAAAATGACCTATTTGCCCCCATTTTGCATTTTTGGATCCCATAGAGGCATAGATAAAAGCAAACTTGAAACCTATACTGCAGAGTATAGAAAAGCACTAACTGCCTTAAGGGATGAAATATTGGATTTAGATCTTGCAAAAACTAAAATATATCTAAATGAAGATTTAGATTCTTTAATTAAAAAGGCTGTATGA
- a CDS encoding monovalent cation:proton antiporter-2 (CPA2) family protein, translating to MDFFLIQLFIFLTAAAIAVPVAKKLGLGSVLGYLLAGIIIGPFGFSLIGDVEDIMHFTEFGVVMMLFLVGLELKPSILWQMKTPIFGMGGSQVVLTTLLISGLALFFIPWQQALAIGLIVALSSTAIVLQTLKEKGLLNTPQGKSIFSVLLFQDLAVIPMLAIFPLLATLDILGSSAQESAFFDIHALPGYLQLIITLMAIAFVLIVGKYASRPIFRAIAKTGVREIFVGTALALVVGISLLMTLVGLSPALGTFLAGVVLAESEYRHELESDIEPFKGLLLGVFFITIGANLNFTLIGENILLIGGLVFALISFKWIALILTSIMFKMPKKERALFAIALAQGGEFAFVLFQFSKSNGVLPNDLIEPLISAVAISMFLAPLLFMAYDKFAKTEDREDTKEQDEIEPDSHKVIIAGFGRLGIDLGRFLISAGIRPVIIDYNAGHVDTLRKFGFEVYYGDITRPDLLESAGASEAELLIITIKDIEKSKRLIELAKKHYPNLKIAVNAYDRISSYEIMDLGVNAVRLETFGSAINLGEDALKLIGYDPYEAYKMGRLFKKKDGEILPFLYESSKKDFQNYIFTYQKHNEDLEKLIKIDINSDELEELDKAWTAKNPEK from the coding sequence ATGGACTTTTTTTTAATTCAACTATTTATATTTTTAACTGCTGCAGCAATTGCTGTTCCAGTAGCTAAAAAACTAGGTCTTGGCTCTGTTCTTGGTTATCTTTTAGCAGGAATTATAATTGGACCGTTTGGATTTTCACTAATTGGTGATGTTGAAGATATAATGCATTTTACTGAATTTGGTGTTGTTATGATGTTGTTTTTAGTTGGTCTTGAGCTTAAGCCATCAATTTTATGGCAGATGAAAACTCCCATATTTGGAATGGGTGGATCTCAAGTTGTATTAACAACTTTGCTTATCTCGGGTCTTGCACTGTTTTTTATCCCTTGGCAACAAGCTCTTGCAATAGGTTTGATAGTAGCACTATCGTCAACTGCTATAGTTTTGCAAACATTAAAAGAAAAGGGCTTATTGAATACACCGCAGGGAAAGTCAATTTTTTCAGTTCTTTTATTTCAAGATTTAGCAGTTATACCCATGCTTGCTATTTTTCCACTTCTAGCAACTCTAGATATCTTAGGCTCATCAGCACAAGAGAGTGCCTTTTTCGACATACATGCATTGCCTGGATATCTGCAACTTATCATAACACTTATGGCGATTGCATTTGTTTTAATTGTAGGAAAGTATGCAAGTAGACCAATTTTTAGAGCCATTGCAAAAACGGGAGTTAGGGAGATTTTTGTTGGAACTGCTTTGGCTTTGGTGGTTGGGATATCTTTACTTATGACGCTTGTTGGACTATCTCCTGCACTTGGAACTTTTCTAGCTGGGGTTGTTTTGGCAGAAAGCGAATATAGACATGAACTTGAAAGTGATATAGAGCCTTTTAAAGGGCTTCTTTTGGGAGTATTTTTCATAACAATCGGTGCAAATTTGAACTTTACCCTAATAGGAGAAAATATACTCTTAATAGGTGGTCTTGTTTTTGCACTTATATCTTTTAAGTGGATTGCATTAATTCTAACTAGTATAATGTTTAAAATGCCTAAAAAAGAGCGAGCCTTATTTGCAATAGCCCTAGCACAAGGTGGAGAATTTGCATTTGTATTATTTCAATTTTCAAAATCAAATGGAGTATTACCAAATGATCTTATAGAGCCTTTAATCTCTGCTGTTGCAATATCTATGTTTTTAGCACCTCTGCTTTTTATGGCATATGACAAATTTGCAAAAACAGAAGATAGAGAAGATACAAAAGAGCAAGATGAAATAGAACCTGATAGCCACAAGGTTATCATAGCAGGCTTTGGAAGGCTTGGAATAGATCTTGGAAGATTTTTAATATCAGCAGGCATTAGACCTGTTATTATTGACTATAACGCAGGGCATGTTGATACATTAAGAAAATTTGGATTTGAGGTTTATTATGGCGATATCACAAGACCTGATTTGCTTGAGTCAGCAGGAGCTAGCGAGGCAGAGCTTTTAATTATAACTATAAAAGATATAGAAAAATCAAAAAGATTAATAGAACTTGCGAAAAAACACTATCCAAATTTAAAAATAGCTGTTAATGCCTATGATAGAATTAGTAGTTATGAGATTATGGATTTAGGTGTTAATGCAGTTAGACTAGAAACTTTTGGAAGTGCCATTAACTTAGGGGAAGATGCACTAAAACTAATTGGATATGATCCTTACGAGGCGTATAAAATGGGGAGACTTTTTAAGAAAAAAGATGGTGAGATCTTGCCTTTTTTATACGAATCTTCAAAAAAAGATTTCCAAAACTATATTTTTACCTATCAAAAACATAATGAAGATCTGGAAAAACTAATTAAAATAGATATAAATAGCGATGAACTAGAAGAGTTAGATAAAGCATGGACTGCAAAAAACCCTGAAAAATAA
- a CDS encoding GIY-YIG nuclease family protein — protein sequence MKNNQLRVADIRKNNIKITRNSILYCWWFKVSCFNILLEKLKDEIDFSRIKTKTIEGDIYGLLYAGKAKNGNERLVKYHILDYSNFHNKGVLNGRLSSLRTTLCGLLDKPMSKNKNYINDFIDTNCIVSWMEVCGDELSFLERDFITSNYLPLNYQHTKNILTKSHREILRTCKAKMKF from the coding sequence ATGAAAAATAATCAATTAAGGGTTGCAGATATTAGAAAAAATAATATAAAAATAACTAGAAATTCTATTTTATATTGTTGGTGGTTTAAAGTTAGCTGTTTTAATATCTTGTTAGAAAAATTAAAAGATGAAATAGATTTTAGTAGGATTAAAACAAAAACCATAGAGGGAGATATCTATGGCCTTCTATATGCCGGAAAGGCTAAAAACGGGAATGAGAGATTGGTGAAGTATCATATTTTGGATTATAGTAATTTTCACAATAAGGGCGTTTTAAATGGCAGACTTTCTTCTTTACGCACGACACTTTGTGGATTACTAGATAAGCCTATGTCAAAAAACAAAAACTATATTAATGATTTTATAGATACAAATTGCATTGTATCATGGATGGAGGTTTGTGGGGACGAGTTATCTTTTTTAGAAAGAGATTTTATAACAAGTAACTACCTACCTTTAAATTATCAGCACACAAAAAATATTTTAACAAAATCCCATAGGGAAATTTTAAGAACCTGCAAAGCCAAAATGAAATTTTGA
- a CDS encoding LTA synthase family protein: MNFLKNFFAIFLICLVVTICGKMIFAFYLFPDITISQKLYAIFFGYKFDLATSATIAFVATLLEFNKKTMVLLASVLIIIIFGIQVADTMYFYDSGRHISYEIRDATNDASGLLSVAFSQHTWLFVCSILAITVIFILSFFTFNKTLNVEKFNKFYIFKKILIILISIFFIRGMFQHIPLNPWQSSKITDPNLSLISLNGAYNLIYTNLKTKNELKQTKKYITEDENNSIKNLYGEIKDYKPMLNKAPNIVMFFLESWSGVHLKSYGGDFQTTPNFDSLLTKSIRPKAMIANGHRTTEGVFATLTSSQNPLGKSIAKTNLQNYEYETLIDLLKKYEKYSSVFFQGTNKDTSGTGALVQSLGFEKSYGKHNVSKKIFKENSWGVQDKDLYNFALEKLENMSQPFIIGLNGATTHDIVIPKEVELINFTNDEELNLKLNTFYYSDKWMYEFVEQVKKIYPNTIFVFLADHCGGGLPNSNFLNYMIPFAIYSEALEPKKIDSYISQRDIAPTLVDIVLGDYKKISPFFTGKSILRENNFFADYYHNGVLGVVKDNIAIEIIEDKMSCYDVSNFKEIPITCPKNSSFIANQIKSFTNVNQDLLFKGEIKEFAKYR; the protein is encoded by the coding sequence ATGAATTTTTTAAAAAACTTCTTTGCCATATTTTTGATATGTTTAGTAGTAACTATATGTGGCAAAATGATATTTGCTTTTTATCTTTTTCCAGATATAACTATTTCACAAAAACTATATGCTATATTTTTTGGTTATAAATTTGACCTTGCAACAAGCGCTACGATAGCCTTTGTAGCCACCTTGTTGGAATTTAATAAAAAAACTATGGTTTTACTAGCTTCTGTTTTAATAATCATTATATTTGGAATTCAAGTTGCAGATACTATGTATTTTTACGACTCAGGTAGACATATCTCATATGAGATAAGGGATGCTACAAATGATGCCTCTGGACTTTTATCCGTTGCTTTTTCTCAACATACTTGGCTTTTTGTATGCTCAATACTTGCAATTACTGTTATATTTATCCTGTCTTTTTTTACATTTAATAAAACGCTAAATGTTGAAAAATTTAATAAATTTTATATTTTTAAAAAAATACTAATTATATTAATATCAATTTTCTTTATTAGAGGTATGTTTCAGCATATTCCACTAAATCCTTGGCAATCAAGCAAAATCACAGATCCAAATTTGTCCTTAATTTCTCTAAATGGAGCATATAATTTAATATATACAAATTTAAAAACAAAAAATGAGTTAAAGCAAACAAAAAAATACATAACAGAAGATGAAAATAATAGCATTAAAAATCTATATGGAGAGATAAAAGACTACAAACCTATGTTAAACAAAGCTCCAAATATAGTTATGTTCTTTCTTGAAAGCTGGAGTGGTGTACATCTAAAAAGTTATGGTGGAGATTTTCAAACAACACCAAATTTTGATAGTTTATTAACAAAATCAATAAGACCAAAAGCCATGATAGCAAATGGACACCGAACAACAGAAGGGGTTTTTGCAACTTTAACATCATCTCAAAATCCACTAGGCAAAAGTATAGCAAAAACAAATTTGCAAAACTATGAATATGAAACACTTATAGATCTTTTAAAGAAGTATGAAAAATATTCTAGTGTTTTTTTCCAAGGAACGAATAAGGATACATCGGGAACTGGAGCATTAGTTCAGTCATTAGGTTTTGAAAAATCATATGGAAAACATAATGTAAGTAAAAAAATATTTAAAGAAAACAGCTGGGGTGTTCAAGATAAAGATTTGTATAACTTTGCTCTTGAAAAATTAGAAAATATGTCACAACCTTTTATTATAGGCTTAAATGGGGCAACTACACACGATATAGTTATACCTAAAGAAGTGGAGTTAATCAACTTTACAAATGATGAAGAGTTAAATTTAAAACTAAATACATTTTACTACTCTGATAAATGGATGTATGAGTTTGTCGAGCAAGTAAAAAAAATATACCCAAATACAATATTTGTATTTTTAGCTGATCATTGTGGTGGTGGCTTGCCAAATAGTAATTTTTTAAACTATATGATACCGTTTGCCATCTATTCAGAAGCACTTGAGCCTAAAAAGATAGATAGCTACATATCTCAAAGAGATATCGCCCCTACTTTAGTCGATATAGTTTTGGGTGATTATAAAAAAATATCTCCATTTTTTACCGGAAAATCCATACTAAGAGAAAATAATTTTTTTGCTGATTATTACCACAACGGAGTTCTTGGAGTAGTAAAAGACAATATAGCTATAGAAATAATAGAAGATAAAATGAGTTGTTATGATGTATCAAATTTTAAAGAAATACCTATAACATGTCCAAAAAACTCAAGTTTTATAGCAAATCAGATAAAATCTTTTACGAATGTAAATCAAGATTTACTCTTCAAGGGCGAGATAAAAGAATTTGCTAAATACAGATAG
- a CDS encoding YbaK/EbsC family protein, translating into MSEQIFNKLNTLLSSENAKFRVIEHESAGTSQEVAKVRGTMLGQGAKALVCVIKGVDDPSLDTKNKSNLPKKKKLRVLAVLPADMQANLASLALELGGVKASLASPAEVSELTDCVFGSIPPFSFNEKLLLVADSNLLKRYDEIAFNAGLLDKSIVLNTKDYARIAKPKLINFATR; encoded by the coding sequence ATGTCAGAGCAAATTTTTAATAAACTCAATACCCTCTTAAGTAGCGAGAATGCTAAATTTAGAGTGATTGAGCATGAGTCAGCAGGCACATCGCAAGAAGTTGCTAAAGTTAGGGGAACTATGTTAGGGCAAGGCGCCAAAGCACTTGTTTGTGTTATAAAAGGTGTAGATGATCCAAGCTTAGATACCAAAAATAAAAGTAATCTTCCTAAAAAGAAAAAACTAAGAGTTTTAGCAGTTCTTCCAGCTGATATGCAAGCAAATTTAGCCTCTTTAGCATTGGAGCTTGGGGGGGTAAAGGCGTCTTTGGCAAGTCCTGCTGAGGTTAGTGAGCTAACTGATTGCGTTTTTGGCTCCATTCCTCCATTTAGTTTTAATGAAAAGCTGCTTTTGGTAGCTGATAGTAATTTGCTAAAAAGATATGATGAAATAGCCTTTAATGCAGGTTTGCTTGATAAATCTATAGTTTTAAATACAAAAGATTATGCGAGGATTGCTAAACCTAAATTGATTAATTTTGCTACAAGATAG
- a CDS encoding AEC family transporter: MFTSLLSIFILIASGYFSKKIKIFKQKHSTIFISYALTFALPALIFDKIYHVHIHTTLLNIILTGFASSIIGACLGFLICRFLKFSKATTISTLLLALFGNTLFIGMPIITGFFGKETLDEIIFYDQLATSIPISILGPFILSFGADVKVSLIKNTIEVLKFPPFIALVFGFAFRNVKIPHVIFDSLNLFSASVVPVALFAIGLGLNFRSVKSSYKSTIIVLLCKMIVAPLLFITIALIFKVNFGDISWSVGILQCAMPPMVLASAMIMKANLDTQLAVSAVAMGVIFSFVSLPFVNFMITFLGGN; encoded by the coding sequence ATGTTTACATCATTATTGTCTATATTTATATTAATTGCATCTGGGTATTTTTCAAAAAAAATAAAAATATTTAAACAAAAACACTCAACTATATTTATAAGCTACGCATTAACCTTTGCTCTGCCTGCTTTAATTTTTGATAAAATTTACCACGTTCACATACATACAACACTTTTAAACATCATACTAACAGGCTTTGCATCATCAATAATAGGTGCTTGTTTAGGATTTTTAATATGTAGGTTTTTAAAATTTAGCAAAGCGACCACAATAAGTACTCTACTTTTAGCTCTATTTGGAAATACTCTTTTTATAGGTATGCCTATAATAACAGGTTTTTTTGGTAAAGAAACTCTTGATGAAATAATCTTTTACGATCAGCTTGCGACATCTATACCTATATCGATCTTGGGACCTTTTATCCTCTCTTTTGGGGCCGATGTAAAGGTGTCTTTAATTAAAAATACTATTGAGGTTTTAAAATTTCCACCATTTATAGCACTGGTATTTGGGTTTGCTTTTAGAAATGTAAAAATACCTCATGTTATTTTTGATTCACTTAATCTTTTTAGTGCAAGCGTTGTTCCTGTTGCTTTGTTTGCTATAGGTTTAGGATTAAATTTCAGAAGTGTTAAAAGCTCTTATAAATCCACTATAATAGTCCTTCTTTGCAAAATGATAGTAGCTCCTTTGCTTTTTATAACAATAGCTTTGATATTTAAAGTAAATTTTGGTGATATTAGTTGGAGTGTTGGTATTTTACAATGTGCAATGCCTCCTATGGTTTTAGCCAGCGCTATGATAATGAAAGCAAATTTAGATACACAACTTGCAGTTTCTGCTGTAGCAATGGGGGTTATTTTTAGTTTTGTATCTTTACCTTTTGTAAATTTTATGATTACATTTTTGGGTGGAAATTAA
- a CDS encoding YnfA family protein, with amino-acid sequence MFIEIFYYIIAAFFEILGCYSFWIVIKDGKSPLFLTLGVVSLVTFAYILTRVDSEFAGRAYAAYGGIYIFSSLLWLFFIEKQSITKYDILGATLSILGAVIIITSAIKKLS; translated from the coding sequence GTGTTTATAGAAATTTTTTATTATATCATCGCTGCATTTTTTGAAATTCTTGGATGTTACTCATTTTGGATAGTTATAAAAGATGGCAAAAGCCCACTTTTTTTAACTCTTGGCGTAGTTTCACTTGTAACTTTTGCCTACATTTTAACAAGGGTTGATAGTGAATTTGCAGGAAGAGCTTATGCGGCATATGGTGGAATTTATATATTTTCTTCACTTTTATGGTTATTTTTCATAGAAAAACAAAGTATTACAAAATACGATATTTTAGGGGCAACTCTTTCCATTTTAGGTGCAGTTATCATAATAACCTCAGCCATTAAAAAACTCTCTTAA
- a CDS encoding argininosuccinate synthase domain-containing protein yields the protein MKALALFSGGLDSMLAIKIMTMQNIEIIALHINIGFGSKDDRSEILKKRANLAGAQLKIVDVKNRYLQDVLLNPKYGYGKHFNPCIDCHAYMFKTALNMLENEGASFIITGEVLGQRPMSQRREALDSVRNLSGDENSLILRPLCAKLLKPTTPEINGWVDREKLLDISGRGRSRQLEMAKEFKFDEFESPGGGCLLTMQNFSNKLKDALNFEGLDSFVDSEILKFGRHLRLENGAKMIIGKDEIDNLRLKNIQNDKFTEIILPDGIVGAYSLISKNANLDDKKVAVKFALTYAKTDILKEYEVGIGDEKFVATAFSDKKEASRYFVG from the coding sequence ATGAAAGCACTGGCACTTTTTAGCGGAGGGCTTGATAGTATGCTTGCTATCAAGATAATGACAATGCAAAATATAGAAATAATAGCATTGCATATAAATATAGGTTTTGGCTCAAAAGATGATAGAAGTGAAATTTTAAAAAAAAGAGCAAATTTAGCAGGAGCCCAACTTAAAATAGTAGATGTGAAAAATAGATATTTACAAGATGTTTTACTAAATCCAAAATATGGTTATGGAAAACACTTTAATCCCTGTATAGATTGCCATGCTTATATGTTTAAAACAGCATTAAATATGCTTGAAAATGAGGGTGCAAGTTTTATCATAACAGGAGAAGTTTTAGGGCAAAGACCTATGAGTCAAAGAAGAGAGGCGCTTGATAGCGTTAGAAATCTTTCAGGCGATGAAAACTCGCTTATTTTAAGACCACTTTGTGCAAAACTTTTAAAACCAACTACACCGGAGATAAATGGCTGGGTTGATAGAGAAAAACTTTTAGATATAAGTGGAAGAGGTCGCTCAAGACAGCTTGAAATGGCAAAGGAGTTCAAATTTGATGAGTTTGAAAGTCCGGGTGGTGGGTGCTTACTTACTATGCAAAATTTCAGTAATAAGCTAAAAGATGCTTTAAATTTCGAAGGGTTAGATAGCTTTGTAGATAGTGAAATTTTAAAATTTGGAAGACATTTAAGACTTGAAAATGGTGCAAAAATGATAATAGGTAAAGATGAAATTGATAACTTAAGACTTAAAAATATTCAAAATGATAAATTCACTGAGATAATTTTGCCAGATGGAATAGTTGGGGCATACTCTTTGATAAGTAAAAATGCAAATTTAGATGATAAAAAAGTTGCTGTAAAATTTGCTTTAACTTATGCTAAAACAGATATTTTAAAAGAGTATGAAGTTGGCATTGGAGATGAGAAATTTGTAGCTACTGCATTTAGTGATAAAAAAGAGGCTAGTAGGTATTTTGTTGGTTAG
- the dnaG gene encoding DNA primase yields the protein MISQDSINKLLEQVDIVDVVSNYIPLKRSGSNFVGVCPFHDDRNPSMSVSSKLGIFHCFSCKAGGNAIKFIMDYENLNYPEAIEKLANISNFTLEYTSSKRDFKEDKKVLEKVGAFYKSLLYKNQNALNYLYSRGFDDELIKCFDIGYAPISQNTINLLENEKIEPNEALDVGIIKQGENGFYASFIERITFAIKNHTGKLVGFGGRTITNHPAKYVNSPESRVFNKSKILYAYDIAKSSIYNKKEIIITEGYMDTIMLHKAGYTNAVAVLGTALTEQHLPLLRRSDAKIVLCFDGDSAGISAAIKSSKLLSINELDASVVIIPEGADPADLVQSGNLKRLENIIENRIEAGEFLIRDIASKYDLSRPIQKQKALEEIQQFTFSLKPIIADSYMTLVAQVLNIDIARFGLSRNQRKENIKIEIEKNQIISSSKDYLELSILKTLLVDNRFYKSGYDMCNEEMFARHFDIFRLIKLKKYDDEQIRELLIDEDIEVINSQSQFFKGIGILKEKYYKILLEDIKHSNDPQKMEKIMKIQNALRKLRGVK from the coding sequence ATGATAAGCCAAGATAGTATTAATAAACTTTTAGAACAAGTTGATATAGTTGATGTTGTTAGTAACTACATACCACTAAAACGAAGCGGTAGTAATTTTGTAGGAGTTTGTCCTTTTCATGATGACAGAAACCCAAGTATGAGCGTAAGCTCAAAGCTTGGAATTTTTCACTGTTTTTCATGCAAAGCAGGGGGAAATGCTATTAAATTCATAATGGATTATGAAAATTTAAATTACCCAGAAGCTATTGAAAAACTTGCAAATATCTCAAATTTCACTTTAGAATATACATCTTCAAAAAGAGATTTTAAAGAGGATAAAAAGGTTTTGGAGAAAGTGGGAGCTTTTTATAAAAGTTTATTGTATAAAAATCAAAATGCTTTAAACTACCTTTATAGTCGTGGTTTTGATGATGAACTTATAAAATGTTTTGATATAGGCTATGCTCCTATATCTCAAAATACAATTAATCTTTTAGAAAATGAAAAAATTGAGCCAAATGAAGCACTTGATGTTGGTATTATAAAGCAGGGCGAGAATGGATTTTATGCCAGTTTTATAGAAAGAATCACATTTGCTATAAAAAATCACACAGGAAAGCTTGTAGGTTTTGGCGGAAGAACTATCACAAATCACCCCGCAAAGTATGTAAATAGCCCAGAGTCAAGAGTTTTTAATAAGTCAAAAATTTTATACGCATATGACATTGCAAAAAGTAGCATTTATAATAAAAAAGAGATTATTATAACAGAGGGTTATATGGATACTATAATGCTACATAAAGCGGGCTACACAAATGCTGTTGCAGTTTTAGGAACAGCACTTACAGAACAACATTTACCGCTTTTAAGAAGAAGTGACGCAAAGATAGTTTTATGCTTTGATGGAGATAGTGCAGGAATTAGTGCTGCTATAAAAAGTTCAAAGCTTTTAAGCATAAATGAACTTGATGCAAGTGTTGTAATAATCCCAGAGGGTGCTGATCCAGCTGATTTGGTTCAAAGTGGAAATTTAAAAAGGTTAGAAAATATAATTGAAAATAGAATTGAAGCAGGGGAGTTTTTGATTAGAGATATAGCTTCTAAATATGATCTCTCTCGCCCTATTCAAAAACAAAAAGCACTTGAGGAAATTCAACAATTTACTTTTTCTTTAAAACCCATAATAGCTGATTCATACATGACTTTAGTAGCACAGGTGCTAAATATAGATATAGCTAGATTTGGACTATCAAGAAATCAAAGAAAAGAAAATATTAAAATAGAAATAGAAAAAAATCAAATCATTTCATCATCAAAAGATTATTTAGAACTTAGCATTTTAAAAACTCTTTTAGTTGATAATAGGTTTTATAAATCAGGGTATGATATGTGTAATGAGGAGATGTTTGCTAGACATTTTGATATATTTAGGCTAATTAAATTAAAAAAATATGATGATGAGCAGATAAGAGAGCTTCTTATAGATGAGGATATAGAGGTTATAAATAGCCAATCGCAGTTTTTTAAAGGAATTGGTATTTTAAAAGAAAAATACTATAAAATATTATTAGAAGATATAAAACATAGTAACGATCCACAAAAGATGGAAAAAATTATGAAAATTCAAAATGCACTTAGAAAATTAAGAGGAGTAAAATGA
- a CDS encoding tetratricopeptide repeat protein — MENFFIDYRDPIFGLIILISAALIVAIFSYIWGVFSLKDKNETIEKFIKKFNTINGLSKEHIELLESIDIEPKTLGILATTFKNSGDFEKAINIYTIALNKTNDKKEKEYFLTELGKVFFKAGFLQKSEDIFLQALSLGARNIDALKFLNVIYEKLKLYDKELEVLDALKEQGLNTDESTAFVKAQMIANDNSLSFDKKIKEIMKFSSHFNFVSRFIIELFIKNNEPLSKLKKFPPLKECIDIIWHLDECVNAKDKEYKALFFAKNLINEYEKSSFFEIEAISAMRKSGFFDANLNFKYICSECRNNLPSFFYRCPICYSLQSAKIVPKLIRKDDEINMPF; from the coding sequence TTGGAAAATTTTTTTATAGACTATAGAGATCCTATATTTGGGCTAATAATTCTAATAAGTGCGGCTTTAATTGTAGCTATATTTAGCTATATTTGGGGCGTTTTTAGCCTAAAAGATAAAAATGAAACCATAGAAAAATTTATTAAAAAATTTAATACCATAAATGGTCTTTCAAAAGAACATATTGAACTATTAGAAAGTATAGATATAGAACCAAAAACACTTGGAATACTAGCAACAACATTTAAAAATAGTGGGGATTTTGAAAAGGCTATAAATATCTATACAATAGCTTTAAATAAAACAAATGATAAAAAAGAAAAAGAGTATTTTTTAACTGAGCTAGGAAAGGTTTTTTTTAAAGCTGGATTCTTGCAAAAATCAGAAGATATATTTTTACAAGCTTTAAGTTTAGGAGCTAGAAATATTGATGCTTTAAAATTTCTAAATGTAATTTATGAAAAATTAAAGTTGTATGATAAAGAGCTTGAGGTTTTAGATGCACTAAAAGAGCAAGGGCTAAATACAGATGAAAGCACTGCATTTGTCAAAGCACAAATGATTGCAAATGACAACTCACTTAGTTTTGATAAAAAAATTAAAGAGATTATGAAATTCTCAAGTCATTTTAACTTTGTATCAAGATTTATTATAGAACTTTTTATTAAAAACAACGAGCCACTATCCAAACTAAAAAAATTTCCTCCTTTAAAAGAGTGTATAGATATAATATGGCATTTAGATGAGTGCGTAAATGCAAAAGATAAAGAGTATAAAGCACTATTTTTTGCTAAAAATTTAATAAATGAGTACGAAAAAAGTAGTTTTTTTGAGATAGAAGCAATTTCGGCTATGAGAAAAAGTGGTTTTTTTGATGCTAATTTAAATTTTAAATATATTTGTAGTGAATGTAGGAATAATCTACCGTCATTTTTTTATAGGTGTCCTATTTGCTACTCTTTACAAAGTGCTAAAATAGTACCAAAACTAATAAGGAAAGATGATGAAATCAATATGCCTTTTTAG
- the rnhA gene encoding ribonuclease HI, with translation MKSICLFSDGSCLGNPGIGGWAYILDYKGKEKKQSGAQENTTNNQMELLAVINGLKALKEPCEVTIYTDSSYVANAINLWLTNWIKKDFKNVKNIPLWKEYIVTSKKHKIKAIWIKGHAGHPQNEECDKMARNEAINLQKVLTR, from the coding sequence ATGAAATCAATATGCCTTTTTAGTGATGGCTCTTGTTTGGGAAATCCGGGAATTGGTGGTTGGGCATATATTTTAGACTACAAAGGTAAAGAAAAAAAACAAAGTGGTGCACAAGAAAATACTACGAACAATCAAATGGAATTATTAGCTGTAATTAATGGTTTAAAAGCCTTAAAAGAACCATGTGAAGTAACAATATACACTGATAGTAGCTATGTTGCTAATGCTATAAATTTATGGCTTACTAACTGGATTAAAAAAGATTTTAAAAATGTTAAAAATATTCCGCTTTGGAAAGAGTATATAGTTACATCAAAAAAACACAAGATAAAAGCTATATGGATAAAAGGACATGCGGGACATCCGCAAAATGAAGAGTGCGATAAAATGGCAAGAAATGAGGCAATAAATTTGCAAAAGGTTTTAACTAGATGA